A portion of the Hymenobacter gelipurpurascens genome contains these proteins:
- the gloA2 gene encoding SMU1112c/YaeR family gloxylase I-like metalloprotein produces the protein MLALLSVHHIAVICSDYAVSKQFYTQVLGLEAIREVYREERDSYKLDLALNGQYLVELFSFPETPARLSRPEATGLRHLAFAVSDLDATVRGLEAQQVAYEPIRVDEFTSRRFTFIQDPDGLPIEFYEV, from the coding sequence ATGCTTGCTCTGCTCAGCGTCCACCATATTGCCGTCATCTGCTCCGATTACGCCGTTTCGAAACAGTTTTACACACAAGTGCTAGGGCTGGAAGCTATCCGGGAAGTATACCGGGAGGAGCGCGACTCCTACAAGCTCGACCTGGCGCTCAATGGGCAGTACCTGGTCGAGCTGTTTTCCTTCCCCGAAACGCCCGCCCGCCTCTCCCGCCCCGAAGCCACCGGCCTCCGCCACCTTGCCTTCGCCGTCTCTGACCTTGACGCTACCGTGCGGGGCCTGGAAGCGCAGCAAGTGGCCTACGAGCCCATTCGGGTAGATGAGTTTACCAGCCGCCGCTTCACGTTCATACAGGACCCCGACGGCCTGCCGATTGAGTTTTACGAGGTCTAG
- a CDS encoding outer membrane beta-barrel protein — protein MKYVLLLAGSFLAVHAATAQKTEYSAHLVSGGMAYRGASAAATTSIDIPDIVGYKPSTLNAYGKRLGFSYGLAGQVQRLTKGGSLWGAQAGYEMLRSRVNIQYVFSESSADPKAEGHTNLNHQFITTHVFFGHRFAVSGLGLDLTGGPEVGFLQKVHEKGRATYNNDQAEITVDRARNVNTKADVRARLNLTAYYHRVGLALSYAHGLTNYRQHYLGGTNELYTQVLRAGLVYRLK, from the coding sequence ATGAAATACGTTCTACTCCTTGCCGGTAGCTTTCTGGCCGTGCATGCCGCTACGGCGCAAAAAACCGAGTATTCCGCGCATCTGGTTTCGGGGGGAATGGCCTACCGTGGAGCTTCTGCCGCGGCCACCACCAGCATCGATATTCCGGATATCGTGGGCTATAAACCAAGCACACTGAATGCCTACGGCAAGCGGCTGGGCTTTTCGTATGGCCTAGCAGGGCAGGTGCAGCGCCTGACGAAAGGCGGCAGCCTATGGGGGGCACAGGCGGGGTATGAAATGCTGCGCAGCCGCGTAAACATCCAGTATGTGTTCAGCGAGTCAAGCGCCGACCCGAAAGCGGAGGGCCACACAAATCTGAACCACCAATTTATCACTACGCATGTGTTTTTCGGACACCGGTTTGCTGTGTCAGGTCTGGGTCTTGACCTGACTGGCGGACCGGAAGTAGGCTTTTTGCAGAAAGTGCACGAGAAAGGCCGGGCTACTTACAACAATGACCAAGCGGAAATTACGGTTGATAGAGCCCGCAATGTGAATACCAAGGCCGATGTGCGGGCCCGCCTCAACCTAACGGCTTATTATCACCGCGTAGGCCTCGCGTTAAGCTACGCGCACGGCCTGACCAACTACCGCCAGCACTACCTAGGCGGCACAAACGAGCTATACACGCAGGTGCTCCGGGCTGGGCTAGTATACCGTCTTAAGTAA
- the serA gene encoding phosphoglycerate dehydrogenase produces the protein MPEQHQPLPYLIIDFDSTFTQVEGLDELADIALLGHPDREKVVGAIRALTDRGMSGELNFSESLKQRLALLPARREHLPLLVEQLKGKVSESIVRNRGFFEQFPGRVYIVSSGFREFIEPVVADFGIAPDHVLANTFTFAEDGRITGFDPENVLSRDGGKIEQLRRLDLDGDVYVLGDGYTDYQIREAGLANRFYAFTENVTRDAVVARADEVLPSFDEFLYQNKLPMTLSYPKNRIKVLLLENPDPRAAELFRQEGYQVDTVPGGLDEDELVQQIEGVSILGIRSKTQVTARVLEAANRLIGIGAFCIGTNQIDLTGCMQKGVAVFNAPFSNTRSVVELALGEIIMLARRIPEKSPKMHEGEWDKSAKGSFEIRGKKLGIIGYGNIGSQLSVVAEAVGMQVLYYDVAEKLQLGNAVKARTLQELLQQSDIVTLHVDGRQENTNLIGAAELAMMKPGALLLNNSRGHVVDVPALAAVLRSGHLGGAAVDVFPYEPKTNHESFESELRGLPNVLLTPHVGGSTAEAQRNIAEFVPERIMQYVNTGNTQQSVNFPNIQLPVQQAHRLIHIHHNVPGVLARINNVLAEHHVNILGQYLKTNEHIGYVITDIDKQYEQEVIGELRKVEHTIKFRVLY, from the coding sequence ATGCCCGAACAGCACCAGCCGCTTCCTTACCTCATTATAGATTTCGATAGCACCTTCACGCAGGTAGAAGGCCTCGATGAGTTGGCCGATATTGCCCTGCTAGGCCACCCCGACCGCGAAAAGGTAGTCGGCGCCATCCGGGCCCTCACCGACCGCGGCATGAGCGGCGAGCTGAATTTCTCGGAGTCGTTGAAGCAGCGGCTGGCCTTGCTGCCGGCCCGGCGCGAGCACTTGCCCCTGCTGGTGGAGCAGCTGAAAGGCAAGGTTTCGGAGAGCATTGTGCGCAACCGGGGCTTCTTCGAGCAGTTTCCGGGGCGCGTGTACATTGTGAGCAGCGGCTTTCGGGAGTTTATTGAGCCCGTGGTGGCCGATTTCGGCATTGCGCCCGACCATGTGCTGGCCAACACCTTCACGTTCGCTGAGGATGGCCGCATTACCGGCTTCGACCCCGAAAACGTGCTGAGCCGCGACGGCGGCAAAATTGAACAGCTCCGCCGCCTCGACCTCGATGGCGACGTGTATGTACTCGGCGACGGCTACACCGACTACCAGATCCGGGAAGCCGGCTTGGCGAACCGCTTCTACGCCTTCACCGAAAACGTGACCCGCGACGCCGTAGTGGCCCGCGCCGATGAAGTACTGCCTTCCTTCGACGAATTTCTCTACCAGAACAAGCTTCCGATGACGCTCTCCTATCCGAAAAACCGCATCAAAGTCCTGCTCCTCGAAAACCCCGATCCACGCGCCGCCGAGCTGTTCCGCCAGGAAGGCTACCAGGTGGATACTGTGCCCGGCGGCCTCGACGAAGACGAGCTGGTGCAGCAGATCGAGGGCGTGAGCATTCTGGGCATCCGGAGCAAAACCCAGGTAACGGCCCGCGTGCTGGAAGCTGCCAACCGCCTCATCGGCATCGGCGCGTTCTGCATCGGCACCAACCAGATTGACCTCACGGGCTGCATGCAGAAAGGTGTGGCCGTGTTCAATGCTCCCTTCTCCAACACGCGCTCAGTCGTAGAGCTGGCCCTCGGCGAAATCATTATGCTGGCCCGCCGCATTCCGGAGAAAAGCCCCAAAATGCATGAAGGTGAGTGGGATAAATCGGCGAAGGGTTCCTTTGAAATCCGGGGCAAGAAGCTGGGTATCATCGGCTACGGCAACATCGGCTCCCAGCTTTCGGTGGTGGCGGAGGCCGTGGGCATGCAGGTGCTGTATTATGATGTGGCCGAAAAGCTCCAGCTCGGCAATGCCGTGAAGGCCCGCACCCTGCAGGAGCTGTTGCAGCAGTCGGATATCGTGACCCTGCACGTAGATGGCCGCCAGGAAAACACCAACCTCATTGGGGCGGCCGAACTGGCCATGATGAAGCCTGGTGCCCTGCTGCTCAACAACAGCCGCGGCCATGTGGTAGATGTGCCGGCCCTGGCCGCCGTGCTTCGCTCCGGCCACTTGGGCGGGGCCGCCGTCGATGTATTTCCGTACGAGCCCAAAACCAACCACGAAAGCTTTGAGAGTGAGCTGCGGGGCCTTCCGAACGTGCTGCTGACGCCCCATGTAGGCGGTAGCACCGCCGAGGCCCAGCGCAACATTGCGGAGTTTGTGCCGGAGCGCATCATGCAGTACGTGAATACCGGAAATACGCAGCAGAGCGTCAATTTCCCCAATATTCAGCTGCCCGTGCAGCAGGCGCACCGCCTCATTCACATTCACCACAATGTGCCCGGCGTACTGGCCCGCATCAACAACGTGCTGGCCGAGCACCACGTCAACATCCTGGGCCAGTACCTGAAAACCAACGAGCACATCGGCTACGTGATTACGGATATTGATAAGCAGTATGAGCAGGAAGTAATCGGGGAGCTGCGCAAGGTAGAGCACACCATCAAGTTCCGGGTGCTGTACTAA
- a CDS encoding D-alanyl-D-alanine carboxypeptidase/D-alanyl-D-alanine-endopeptidase, with protein sequence MSFFRLLSRVLLGLWCLNAAPVFAQKKAPPATPKVGALWLDQLIRESVILRQHSVGVCLTDVASGEPVYELNSDKYFTPASTMKLFSLYAGLHMLPDSLPSLHYVVRPDSLLFWGTGDPTMLHGDIPSGRALAFLQNRPEKLFYAPVPCAVAYGPGWTWDDYNYYFQPERGPFPIYGHTVRFYAKAGQPLPRVYPSFFRSLTEAAPIQYPNTAEDHVRRMELENRFFVFPSPKNWIDETPFRSSTPLLLQLLQDTLRRPVVPAALHLRAQDSVRTLRGLPVDSLYRRMLRVSDNFLAEQLLLMCASSLSPDSLSPNRVIRSMQANYLRNLPDAPHWVDGSGLSRLNLVTPRTLVALLLNLHAEVPEPRLLDWLAAGGRQGTLKRVYRDPRGPWLWGKTGTLTNNHNLCGYLRTKSGRLLAFSFMNNNHVAETSTVRKEMERVLTQVRERM encoded by the coding sequence ATGTCGTTCTTTCGTCTTCTTTCCCGCGTGTTGCTAGGCCTGTGGTGCCTAAATGCAGCGCCGGTTTTTGCCCAGAAAAAAGCACCGCCAGCTACGCCCAAAGTGGGGGCACTTTGGCTCGATCAACTGATTCGGGAGTCGGTGATACTGCGCCAGCATAGTGTGGGCGTGTGCCTGACGGACGTGGCTTCCGGAGAGCCGGTGTATGAGCTGAACTCAGACAAGTACTTCACCCCGGCCAGCACCATGAAGCTGTTCAGCCTTTATGCTGGCCTGCACATGCTCCCCGATTCGTTGCCTAGTCTGCACTACGTGGTGCGCCCCGACAGCCTGCTGTTCTGGGGCACCGGCGACCCTACCATGCTGCACGGCGACATACCCTCGGGCCGTGCCCTCGCGTTTCTGCAAAACCGGCCCGAAAAGCTGTTTTATGCGCCGGTGCCGTGCGCAGTGGCCTACGGCCCCGGCTGGACCTGGGACGACTACAACTATTACTTTCAGCCGGAGCGTGGCCCGTTTCCGATTTATGGGCACACCGTACGCTTCTACGCCAAAGCCGGGCAGCCGCTTCCGCGCGTGTATCCAAGCTTTTTTCGCTCCCTGACGGAGGCCGCCCCCATTCAATATCCTAATACTGCCGAAGACCATGTCCGGCGCATGGAGCTGGAAAACCGCTTTTTCGTGTTTCCCAGTCCTAAAAACTGGATAGACGAAACTCCTTTCCGGTCCAGCACCCCTCTGTTGCTGCAACTGTTGCAGGATACGTTGCGCCGGCCGGTGGTGCCGGCCGCGCTGCATTTGCGTGCCCAGGACTCCGTACGCACCCTGCGCGGTCTACCCGTCGATTCCTTGTACCGCCGCATGCTGCGCGTAAGCGACAATTTCTTGGCGGAGCAGCTGCTTTTGATGTGTGCCTCCAGCCTAAGCCCCGACTCGCTGAGCCCTAACCGCGTCATTCGGAGTATGCAGGCCAACTACCTGCGCAACCTGCCCGATGCCCCGCACTGGGTAGATGGCTCGGGCCTCTCGCGCCTGAACCTGGTTACGCCCCGTACGCTGGTAGCCTTGCTGCTTAACCTGCACGCAGAAGTGCCGGAGCCGCGCCTGCTGGATTGGCTAGCGGCTGGTGGCCGGCAGGGCACGCTCAAGCGTGTATACCGCGACCCGCGCGGCCCCTGGCTCTGGGGCAAAACCGGTACGCTCACCAACAACCACAATCTCTGTGGCTACCTGCGCACCAAGTCGGGAAGGCTGCTGGCGTTCAGCTTCATGAACAACAACCACGTGGCCGAAACCAGCACCGTCCGCAAGGAAATGGAGCGCGTCCTGACGCAGGTACGGGAGCGGATGTAG
- a CDS encoding Gfo/Idh/MocA family protein yields the protein MSITNELLNTVLRQAGREVSRKEFLTLAGRGLAVGVATSTLASCQTDSGPTTAATAPTPTTGTPASQVTSATMYTSPDGQKIPSSEAVSPPAKVPTDLNKPIELEEWKSDVDPQSPPTPTPLPPDKRVGYALVGLGHLTLEELLPAFGQSKKSKPVALVSGSPEKLKKVAQQYGIKPESCYSYENYDQLKDNPEVQVIYIVLPNSMHAEYTIRGAQAGKHILCEKPMANSAAECEAMIAACKKAGKKLMVAYRIQYEPYNREVRQMIRDNKFGKTKYIQAQNSQSSANPDHWRHKKALAGGGALPDIGLYCLNTARFLLGTEPTEVSAYMHSTPGNPLFKEVEEMMSWQMRFPDGIVVDNITHYNTHDSRFYRVNSERGWIHLNNAYAYKGQALQTSHAEGPAKLENHITLGAKNQFATEMDHFSECVLEDKAPHTPGEEGLQDQRIMEAIYQSAREGRPVKLPAVKGTDVFRGPEPKQA from the coding sequence ATGTCTATTACCAACGAACTACTCAATACCGTACTGCGGCAGGCGGGCCGGGAGGTTTCGCGCAAGGAATTCCTGACGCTGGCCGGCCGAGGCCTGGCCGTGGGCGTAGCCACCAGCACGCTGGCCAGTTGCCAGACCGATAGTGGGCCTACCACCGCGGCCACGGCTCCTACTCCTACCACCGGCACCCCCGCCTCCCAAGTAACATCCGCCACTATGTACACTAGCCCCGACGGACAGAAAATACCTTCCTCCGAAGCCGTATCGCCCCCCGCCAAAGTACCCACTGACCTCAACAAGCCCATTGAACTGGAAGAGTGGAAGTCCGACGTTGACCCTCAGTCGCCGCCCACTCCTACGCCCCTGCCGCCCGACAAGCGCGTGGGCTACGCCTTGGTAGGCCTAGGCCACCTGACGTTGGAAGAATTACTGCCGGCTTTTGGCCAAAGCAAAAAGTCGAAGCCGGTGGCGCTGGTCAGTGGCTCGCCGGAGAAACTCAAGAAGGTGGCGCAGCAGTACGGCATCAAGCCCGAAAGCTGCTACAGCTACGAAAACTACGACCAGCTCAAGGACAACCCGGAGGTGCAGGTGATTTACATTGTGCTGCCCAACTCCATGCACGCCGAGTACACCATCCGGGGCGCGCAGGCGGGCAAACACATTCTCTGTGAGAAGCCCATGGCTAACTCCGCCGCCGAGTGCGAAGCCATGATTGCGGCCTGTAAAAAAGCGGGCAAAAAGCTCATGGTGGCCTACCGCATCCAATACGAGCCCTACAACCGCGAAGTCCGCCAGATGATCCGCGACAACAAATTCGGCAAGACGAAATACATCCAGGCGCAGAATAGCCAAAGCTCGGCCAACCCCGACCACTGGCGTCATAAGAAGGCCCTGGCCGGCGGCGGCGCCCTCCCCGATATTGGGTTGTATTGCCTGAATACGGCCCGTTTCCTGCTGGGCACCGAGCCAACGGAAGTATCGGCGTATATGCACAGCACGCCCGGCAATCCGCTGTTCAAGGAGGTAGAGGAAATGATGTCGTGGCAGATGCGCTTTCCCGATGGAATCGTGGTCGATAACATCACGCACTACAACACCCACGACTCGCGCTTTTACCGCGTGAACTCGGAGCGCGGCTGGATTCACCTCAACAATGCCTACGCCTACAAAGGTCAGGCGCTGCAAACTTCCCACGCCGAAGGCCCGGCCAAACTGGAGAATCACATCACGCTGGGCGCCAAAAACCAGTTTGCCACCGAAATGGACCACTTCTCGGAATGCGTACTGGAAGACAAGGCGCCGCACACGCCCGGCGAAGAAGGCCTTCAGGACCAGCGCATTATGGAAGCCATCTACCAATCGGCCCGCGAAGGCCGCCCCGTGAAGCTACCTGCCGTAAAAGGCACCGACGTATTCCGCGGCCCCGAGCCCAAACAGGCCTAG
- a CDS encoding alpha/beta fold hydrolase codes for MSTITVKDGTEIYYKDWGTGQPLVFHHGWPLSSDDWDAQLMFFLTKGYRVIAADRRGHGRSTQSATGHDMDTYVGDILELADHLDLKDAVHIGHSTGGGVAIRYAARAAQGRVAKVVLISAVTPLMLQTPANPDGVPMAVFDEIREGTATNRAQYFQDFTIPFYGYNREGAQIKQGIRDNWWRQGMSGGVNAHYFGIAAFSETDFTNDLQQVDVPVLVLHGEDDQIVPFPISGAKSIKLLKHGKLISYPGFPHGMPATEAATINADLLSFIQA; via the coding sequence ATGTCTACAATCACGGTAAAGGATGGCACTGAAATTTACTACAAAGACTGGGGCACGGGCCAGCCGCTGGTCTTCCATCATGGGTGGCCGTTGTCGAGCGACGACTGGGATGCGCAACTAATGTTTTTCCTGACCAAAGGCTACCGGGTAATTGCAGCCGACCGCCGTGGGCACGGCCGCTCCACGCAAAGTGCCACTGGTCATGATATGGATACCTACGTGGGCGATATACTTGAGTTAGCCGACCACCTTGATCTGAAAGATGCCGTGCACATTGGCCACTCAACGGGTGGGGGCGTGGCTATTCGCTATGCCGCGCGTGCTGCTCAGGGCCGCGTGGCGAAGGTCGTCCTCATCAGTGCCGTAACGCCCTTGATGCTACAAACCCCCGCCAACCCAGATGGTGTGCCGATGGCAGTATTCGATGAAATCCGCGAGGGCACGGCCACCAACCGCGCGCAATACTTTCAGGATTTTACCATTCCCTTCTATGGCTACAATCGCGAAGGTGCCCAGATAAAGCAGGGCATCCGCGACAATTGGTGGCGGCAGGGCATGAGCGGCGGAGTCAATGCCCATTATTTTGGCATCGCCGCCTTCTCGGAAACCGATTTCACCAATGACCTGCAGCAAGTGGATGTCCCAGTGCTGGTGCTGCATGGCGAGGACGACCAGATTGTACCCTTTCCCATCAGCGGCGCCAAGTCAATCAAGCTACTCAAACACGGCAAGCTGATTTCCTACCCCGGTTTTCCGCACGGCATGCCCGCCACCGAGGCAGCCACTATTAACGCTGACCTGCTGTCCTTTATTCAGGCGTAG